One part of the Ziziphus jujuba cultivar Dongzao chromosome 2, ASM3175591v1 genome encodes these proteins:
- the LOC125422506 gene encoding NDR1/HIN1-like protein 6: MFLTGRTLKGTLYGGWKPKSDLPSLVDMYTEKVIRIDEYITHNLQFEEINKAFSPHERGQVFALCHPHAKLILSQTDEQHVCQTIRRSIPLWMWKAPPTALRVASHPPSTLEKGTAIQHSSSQLQPRAAPVIPARPQKNRSCCCKCICWTMTLIVLLLIIIGPAIGVLYLVFKPKLPNYSIDSLRISDLWLNFDMTLYAKFDVKITANNPNKKIGIHHEKGEG, from the exons ATGTTTCTTACGGGAAGAACATTGAAAGGAACCCTATATGGAGGATGGAAACCCAAATCTGACCTTCCTTCATTAGTGGACATGTACACTGAGAAG GTAATCCGGATTGATGAGTACATAACGCACAACCTGCAGTTTGAGGAAATCAACAAAGCTTTTAGTCCTCATGAAAGAGGGCAAGTGTTTGCGTTGTGTCATCCACATGCCAAACTGATATTGTCTCAAACTGATGAACAACATGTTTGTCAG ACCATCAGAAGATCCATCCCTCTGTGGATGTGGAAAGCACCACCAACAGCGCTTCGGGTGGCATCTCATCCTCCATCAACCTTGGAGAAAGGTACTGCAATTCAGCATAGTTCTTCTCAGTTGCAGCCTAGAGCTGCTCCTGTGATCCCTGCAAGGCCACAAAAGAATAGAAGCTGTTGCTGCAAATGCATATGCTGGACAATGACCCTCATTGTCCTCCTGCTGATTATCATCGGGCCTGCCATTGGCGTTCTCTACCTGGTTTTCAAGCCAAAGCTTCCCAACTACTCCATTGATAGCTTAAGGATCAGTGACCTCTGGCTCAACTTTGATATGACACTGTATGCTAAATTTGATGTGAAGATCACAGCCAACAATCCAAACAAGAAAATTGGAATTCACCATGAGAAAGGTGAAGGTTGA